Genomic DNA from Hypomesus transpacificus isolate Combined female chromosome 19, fHypTra1, whole genome shotgun sequence:
CTCAACACGGGGCTGAGATCAGGTGTTATTACAGGTGGCGTGGTGTCGGGCGTGCACAGCTCGGGACTGTCTGTTCCTGTGGAGATGACCTCGTGGTCTTTGTCCTTGATGTCCTGGCGCTTGGGCCTCTGACACTCGAGTCCTAACAAACAGTTGGAGAACAGAACTCAATGAGGTGTTTTGGCATCCACCACAAGTACATGAGAAGTACACAGTGATTTCAGTGTTAGCAGAAACATGTACAACAGAAGGAGAATAAGAATGCATTCTTGACAGGCTGAGTCAAACCGAGACAGTCACAGTTAGCTGTGTCGGCGAGGATTTAAAGATATAGTTCACTTGAATTCTACAATGTTTATAGGATTATCCTCTTCAAATCCTACATGGCTAATATGGTGAGTATTACTGACAGGCAAAACTAACGTACATGGTTGTTCGTTACTATTAAAGATAAGCATGCTTATTCTTTGCTTATACTCAAGGTACAAAGGTCGGATTTATGCTTTAAAATCACAGATCAATTGTATAATGAGAGCAAGTACTTTTGTATTTCTCTTTATTTAAGTAGACTGAATTATAAAAATGTTACATGTTGCCTGCATAACATGTAATTGTAGGGGGTTTAATATACCAAAACTATTCCCCTATGTTTAAAGGGATaggggtaaactgaacagtgtattaacattaaccaaagtATGCctataccaatggaattacagttattacccttacttatcaacatatgactagcaatgcaaCAGTAAGTTATACAATGAAGTAAAGGCTCCTTCCAGAaactccagattttagcatGGCAGGGTGACTACAACTGTGTGTAAAGTAGTTAACTGTTGATTTACTTAACAGCAAATATTCTAAGTGTTCCAGATCCCCCCTTTGTAATCATGTAACAAGTTTGGTGCCATTTCACATGCAATCAAGAGACACATGGAGTGTAGCAAGTAACTACCCTTTAACTTGGATTTGTTACCATATTTAGCAACTTAATTGCTTGGTGACAATATTAATCAACCACCAATGAATAGGTTTAACTATGGTCTGTCAGTTCAGCTTAGCTCTCCTCATTGCACACCCTTTGACGTGAAAAATGAAAACTTCCCATCCCTTGTTCCCTGTCTTCACACTCTCTTACATGAATACAcatacactcccacacactcactctcacactcataCTGGAACCATTTTattttagcctggctgccagcccaacttagccccgcccacaaaagaaTTTGGTTGAACGGAAGCTGTTCGGActaatgaaattgtcagggcgggctttatacgatgatggacagatgatcaacagtaacgtaatcaaccacatcaccaaagagcgcttgggttgaattcgttttcaacaaacaacatattacgttgctctgattggttgtaggtctatccaatttagcgaagaggcatttttttcctggttcagttgaaacacgccccatactcaaagCCCGGTTTTAGACTCATTTTCTGaccagaattatgagtatgacaacgtcaagaTAATTTTATTTGGTCACCTCTAAGTTTTAGACTCACCATTTCCGTAGATGTGGAAGGAAGGCGAGAGCTCTTTGGCAGCAACACGAGCCATTCGACACTCCTCTATTGCCTTCTGGGCCACaccctctgctgcctctgcctTTCCACGGGCGTGGCTCATTCTGAAAGAGAAATATAGGACTTAATCAGTCACCACAGGTCACAACTTAAAATACCACTTGCATGCAACAAATTCAGGTCTCTACGATACTGAGGTTTTTCTTTGTATTTGAGGTGCTCTGAGGAGTACACAGATCCCTTCTGCCCTGGTTTTAATTACATTGTTCCCTTTTTAAGGAGAATGTTCCAGTGAGTGTATTACTTTCCGGGATATTATTGTACAGTATATGGCCTGGTTTTTATTGTTTTCAGTCTGACATTCTCATAATGTGTTTTGTCACCTCGGACATTCTGATAAACTCTTTGATACAGGGAAAAGATCATTCTCAAAAATATATTTCTTGGCAGTACAGGGCATCTCAATACAGTTTATTTGGATACAGATCATGAGGCTCTTTAGTATGTTTCTATCTAGTTTGGCCTATTCCTGATTACGGTTGATTTTAGACTTGCTTTTATGGCTACCGCAAAACACCCTGAAACCAATGCCACACTGATAATAACAGTGTGTTAAGTTAGTCACAGTGAGTACTGGGACTGATTCCAATAACTGATTTCAAGTGGTGTCCAGGCAGAGGTATCTTACCTGGACAGGGCAATCTCCGCCTTCTGTTTGGCAATGTCCGCAGCTTTCTCAGCTGCTTCCACGGCCCGGTCCACCTTCTCTCTGATCTTACTGGCCCTCAGTGGGATGAGATTCTTGCGTTTGCCGCTCACCAGTGCATTCTGCTTGTACTTGCCTTCTTCTTTGGTGCCATCGGGGAACGTGGTGCACCCGTAGCCATGCCGCTTGTTGGCGGCCCACTCCCCCTCGTAGCGCATGCCGTCGGAGCGCCGGCTCACGCCCCAGCCTGCTCGTTGATCGCTCCTCCACTCTCCGGCATAGGTCTCGGTCACAGTGGCATCCACAGGGGCACCCTGCTCACCCTCGCCCAGGCTGGCGTTGGAGTGGATATCAGAGGCTGCTGAACTGACAGTGCTCATGCCGGCCTCGCTGCAGAAGGAGCTCTGCTTGCTGAGCTGGCTGGCCAGGGAGCTCTTGGACTCGGAGCGTCGCAGTTTCAGCCCGCTCAGGATGGATTGGCGGAAGCggcctttcctcttcctctgccggTCAGCTTCACTTGGAGCGGTGAGAGCAAAACCGCCTCTCCCCACAGGGCTCCCGGCCAGGCCCGCCACAACACCGTCTGGAGGCGTGATGGTGGTGCCATCCTCTAATAGGGTGGGCGGGCCATGGCTGTGCTCGGAGCGGAGCGAGTTTATGGACGTGCGCAAAGGGAAGAGGATGACGGCTGCCATGCCGTACGGCACGCTCTGCCGCACACCGTAGCCATGACGCATCCCACCCAGCCACTGGCCCTGGTACGttcctgagagacagagaaagagagagagataaagagagagacagagaatttaaGTAAGATATGTAATTTATGTTTAAAGTAGACTAAAATGACCAAAGTAAGTGATTAGTTGGTTAAAGACAATGATAAGTAATTAACCATAGACAGTATGAATGAACACCGAATGAGCTTAGTAGTAGTAGAAGTAGGTAGTAAGTAAATTGTAGGTAGGTAAGTAAATTGCGGCAAAACATGTCACATGACAATTCAGGAAGAATTTCACTGTTCCGTGTATGCCTGAACTGGCAGTTCATATGACAATAAACTAACTTAAACTTGAGCATGAATTGGGGAAAATACATTGAGTATGGGTGTTATCTGACATGATGGAAGATAAATATTTTCAAGATTCTAAATAGCCTGCTGAAAATATAATTGGCAATGAATGTGCACTTAATACAGTAGATGAACAGAGATTATCTACTTAGACTTATGAGTGTCAGTTGACACTTGCTGCTTAAATCCCTAAACTCCATGGGTGACTTTAACAAGATTTACACAACGAAGTAGGCCTACTACTTATTAGCCAATAAGCCACATTACTGTCCCCTCTTGATAAATACATTATAAAGACTTCTTAGAGATGTTCTACTTATTTGCTATGCCTGCCAGAGTAAAGGAGCCGTTCTGGTGAAAGCAATATGTTGGTGGTCGAGTGGAAATGTATTGAAGGCAAATTGAGCGCATGTTACACTATACAAACATTGGAATGGGATCAACCCCAGGCCAAATATGCATGTTTATATTTGCTGTGAGGCTGGCTAGTCACTATGAAATAATATTGACTTAATTCTGAAATACAACGTAACAAATTACAGATTTTCGTAATAATCAGGCATAAATATAaccaacatttttttaaattcaaCAATAATCAGCCCCACAATGCATTTTCATCAACACTTCCACACTTTTAGTAGGTTTTGGTAATTATTTGTGTTTTGTCCACTCTGCCGTAACCTACATGAATTGTTTAGTAGCCTTTAAACAACACTCTCGCACGATTTTCGTCTGGCTCTTCGTAGGAGCTCTCCGTGGTGCTGAAATCATAGCCCATCTAGCCAGGCAAAAATTGTGTGATGTCTTTGACAACATATCTGACACAATATCCGACACATCCCGACTCAATGGTTGAGTGCTTTGCTTTACAATATGTCCCGTGTGTGTTGGAAGCACGTTTATTGGGTTGTGGAAAATGTGTCAGCTCGTGCGTGCTATATTCATCTGTCGGCGGTTCTCCACGTGAGCGACTGGAGAGATATCTCGTGACGCAGTCTTTTTTGCAGTCATGTTAGAGTGATGTTCCCGCTAATTCATAAACCAAATCATGCCGCGGAGTAGTTCGCCAACGATTGCAGTGGATTCGTTTTAGGCTACAACTGCTGATAAACAACATTTACACCAATGCAGCACTGACAGACCGTTTTTCCACGGTCCCCTGCATCACTTATTGACCTCGCTCTTTCCCTTCACCGCACCCCCGCCTCCTCTCTTAGCTCATCCGGGTTCTGGGCAATGGAAGCAGTGGAGCTGCATTGGTTATCAAACGGCCTAGATAAGCGCCAAAGTCAGAAAACGCCACTGACGATGCCAAAGCGCCAATCAGGGCGCAGAACAGAGATGGTCTCCAGTGACACGCTGACCTGCTGTCTCTGCGTTACCATGGCGATTTACAGTACAGAGGCGTCTGTGGTATAATGCTGGCAGAAAAATGAATAGACTATGTACAGGGGAGGAGTATATGAAATGCTGTAAATGTGAAGATGCAACAGGACTCAAATTAGAAAGCAGATACTAAATGAAGATGGATTCATGATTTATGCAGATTGTGGCTTCAAGTTTTTACCTTTTCAACAAAGTTtctattatttacatttagtcatttagcggacgctcttatccagagcgacttacattaagtacagggacattccccccgaggcaagtagggtgaagtgccttgcccaagaacacaacatcatttgacacggtcaggaatcaaaccggcgaccttctgattactagcccggcccttaccgctcagccacctgactccctgactatTATGAAATCCATTGTAGACTTGTATTATTGTCTAGTGGTAGATTTGACTGTGAAGCTCAATTACAAATGAAAAATTATAAACAAGTATAAATAACTTAGTATTATTTCTTTAACACCCAAACTATGGTGTGCAGGTGTTTCCGATTATGTTTTGGGTTTGATGTTTTCTGTATCTATGATATCAATAGATTGTAGATTTACCATGTTTAGGCTTGGGTTGTATTATCCCACAGTATCATCTGGAGGGAGGCTAGTGAGAGATACAGTAACAGTGTCTATGAGCTACAGCAACTTGACCACAGCAAATGGGATTGAAGGTTGAGGGTTTGAAATGAAAGGAATAGAAGTGAAGGAAATTGTTGACAATGAGTCTTGGTTTGAAAAGTAGTGACTCTGCTTGTTGTTGAGTAACATGTTGTAGGTGTTTAAAGTGAGGGTTGGCTTAGTTCTTACCTCCGTCAGAGTATGTCTCAGTGCCGTATCCATCCTGTAGGCCGTTGCTCCAGGTTCCCTCATAGCGGGCCCCACTGGCTGTGCTCTCCAGCTGCCCATAGCGACCCTTGAAGCCCTGTGTCCACTCGCCCCTGTAATCCCAGCGGCCCTTGCTCTCCACGCCCACACCGTGGCGCTTGCCCTGTGCCCAGGTGCCCTGGTAACTATTCCCGCTTGGCCAGGTGTACACGCCCAGGACCTCAAAACCGTGGCTCCAGGCCCCTGCATACTCACCCTGGCCCTGTGGCCCCGTGCAGACCCCTCGCCCATGGGCCTTGCCCTGCTCCCACCCCCCGCAGTACGACCCCCCGTCATCAAAGTCAAACCTGCCTCCAGTGGACATGCATGAAACAGGTTTAGGCAAATCCTCAGAACGTCAAGAAGAAAGGCCCGGCAGACAGCTAAAGGATCATCAGCTAGAGGCCGGATAGATGTGGTAACATGGAAGTACAGCACTCTAGTTCTTATTCCTCTTAGTTTTTTTCAACAATACAATGAGAATACAGGTTGCTCGCCTCAAATAGAGAAAGGTTTAATCCCAACAGCATAACTTCAGGATAAAGTGGATCCTCACGATGGAAGTGGCTTGCTTTTCCGTGCTGGATGCTACTGTCGGGCATGCTACTTCCCATGGGCATGCAGGCAGCGAgcgctcctccttctccacctccccctccttctccaccctcctACTCCACACAGCCTCGCCAGCTGGGGAGCTCAGCAACCCACCTGCTTTGCCGCTTTGTGGGGCGCTCCAGACAGACTAGGCCCAGGCTTTTCAAGTACTCCCAGAGGCCCACACAGCGGCAGCAGCGACCGTGCTGGGCTCAATCAGACATTACACCACCCCTTCAGCCGTGCCGCACCGGCAcacagaaatggagagagatacaggagagGGATGGTACCGCACCagcacaaaaaaaagagagtAGGAGAAACGATGAGGCTATTTCTATAACATGCCCTGGAAAAAGCAGTGCAGGttccctgcaaacacacacacgtccataatcacacacacctcagacgaCCTGACAGGCTGTGTATATCCCCTTTGCTCCTCTTATTCCttgttcagttttttttttcttcctctcgcTGTGCTCCTGCTGTGATCTAGTGATGAGCTAGTCTCCATGAGATGGGGATGCAGGAAAAAAATGCACAATTATGCTCTTCTGTGTCCTTTTGTCCTTTCCATTTTAGCGCTCACATGATTCTGGATGGTTATTTTATCCCATTTCCCATAAGTCATATTGTGCTCTTTCGCtctgccttcctctctctctctgactaaaATCTGCTCATTACAGGACTGTTCCACCCCAGCCAATACCcctcccccacacgcacactcctTCCCTCAGCTCTTAAAGAGATAGAGacggaggaacaggaggaagaGCAACGCACGCTGAGCTCACTGCGCTGTCCCTTTGGGTATACACCATGCTTTTCCTAATTACCCAGCCTAATTTCACTGTCCTCTTCAATCCTCCTAGAAGAGACAGGAAAGTCAGCAATCAATTTATCCTCTACTAGTGGTATGTAGCTTTCGAACCtttagtaaaaaataaataaatctgctATTCACTGCTCATTGAATTGTTCTAGAAAACTAAAACAATTATGACACAACTCTTTCAAAGTCTTCTGTACTGAGTTTTATTGGCCATTTAAAGACATATACAATGGTAAATTAACAGAAGTCCCCTATGTTAATGTTTAGAAATGTTTAGTAAGGAAGATGTTCCTTAACCTCTTTCTCACATCATTACATTTCTGTTACATTCTAGTAAGTATGTCACCATCCTAGTAGAATGGCACAACAATATGTGATCTTAAAGACACACAAATGACCTTCTAATCAGATCAAAATCTACTTTTTTATTTCTTATTTAACAAAATAAGAAAGAGCCGTAAGAGTGTCTTTGGGAATGGCCATTTCATTAATCAATAGGTTATACAATGTATAAACAATCAATTAAATATCAATACATCAATCAAGAACACCCTGACCCTAACAGCACTGATTATACAATGAGAACTGACTTGGAAGGAAATATttcacaaaatgtaaatgtttattcaAAGTAAAGAGCAAATTTGTACTGAAATCTATTAggaaattgcattttggatCACAAATTGTATTTCCCTCCAATCAAACTACCATCAGATCCTTgaaccccaaaaaacaaaacacccaGTAGGCACGCATTCAGAAATGCTGTTATGCTCTATAAAATATATTCAGTGGAACAAATTAATGAATCACCACGGAATAGGCAGCAATGAtagtgggtgtgtttgtcaCGATTCTCTCCTTCTGGGTGGTTTTCTTTTGCACAAGGGAATATCAAAGACTGATTTAGCTTGACAGATTGTCTCTGCACATTTTCTGAAAGCCTTGATAAAGTCCCTGATAGTaagataaatacataaatacacaaatgCTAAGCATTAATGGCAGTTTCGATTTAGTACTTTTGGACTACTATAAGACCTAATGGATACTAATAAAAACCTGTGTTGTGTTGAAGGCTTTGACTGCTGCAACATGTAAGCTGCAAAGAACTGGTAATTAAAATGTGAACCATATTTATCCCTAGTTATAAACCACAAGGGCCCCTGGGGCCATAAACCACATTTCCAAGATTTTCATGAACACAATTCTAAAGTGTAACTTATATAACTATGCCATATGGACTaaacaagcaaaaaaaaaatgccatTGCCTCTGTACTTAATCAATGTGCAATGGCCCTAAACTGTTTACCAATTGTGTAAAATAAAAGGCACCATTAACGATGTCTCTTAATCTACAGAAAATATGCCTtaatgtgaacattttaaacttTTAACAATGTTATGAACAAGGTTTGTTTGCAATCACAAAGAGGTAAAATACTTTATTTTCAGTTAATCTATATTCATTTTCATCACAGATCAAGTCAAGACCAAATTGACTGATTCACACCCAGACCGACACCAAACTACTGGAGACCGATACCTAGACAAGTCTGTCAGGCCTCAGACGTTTGAACACTTGGTCTTATCACGGTCCCTATCTCTTCCAATTATAGAGCAAAGAAACATAGACCAGACCAAGTCTATCCATCCTGTAGACAGGTATAATAAGGACCGTAAATACCATTCTATAGCATCAATGCTACATAAAATCAGGTCGAAAGGCATTTCACTCATGAGGAAAATCTAAAATAACAGTTGAACAAAAAGTATTTTTATGTACATTTATGTTTGGCAGTCACAATCTGAAGATGAATACAAGGAGATTGTTTTTAACGAAAAATACTCCTGACAACAGATTCTTGCAAAAACCGATGAGTGAAATAATGTACTATATGTAGCTTAACATAAAGTAGTAATATCACAAACAAATTTAAAGGCATTTATAGTCAACAGAGAAGCTACTTTCTTCAAAAACAATCTGTGATATTGAGTAGTGGTCAAACCCTATTTATGTTTTGAATCACAACAATTGATCGGCAATGTTTCATCAACTAGCATTTTTATTTGCAAAATTCAACACTGTTACATGTACTGCAAGTGGATATAAATGTTTACAGTAACACAAAGAACATACATGGTATCCAaccaaaaaaaaataagaataaatgTTACAAAACCAAAAATAGCTGGATGCACAAGTCCTCCTCAAAGGGGAATCAAGTGTAAATTCCCTCATAGGTTGTGCCTATGAAGGTAGGTGAGGCCATTTTGGCAGGTGGAAAGGCAGGGTTGCCAGGTATGCTTAGCCTAGGTGAGAATATCGTGTGCCTGCTGCTCCACCAGCATGGCCATGTTCTTCACATCTCCACACCAGAAGTCCAGCCTCTCTTTCATGCCCTTAATCTGAAACCACAAAGGGAAGGTTTAAGAGGATGATAAGTTACTTGACGGTTAATCATCAACACCGTGTCATTAAGACCACTGGTAAAATATGAAGGCATTTCCCTGCAGTTTTCAATTCCAATTTGTATTTGTACTGGTAAGGCACACGTTTAAAATGTACAGTTTACACAAATTGGACTGGGGAAAAAACCAATACCTGTTATAATGGAGTGTTAAATACTAAACATTAGCTGGGTCACTTGAATTTATAGGACATATTTTCCAAACATACTTATcttttaaaataaaacattggaCTTAAGAATCATCATGCACAAAAGACTAATGTTATGATTGACACCACCAACTCAAACTCAGTCTTGGGGTGGTGTGCACTTACCTGTTGCAGGTCCAGCACCCTTGGTTGCACCCAGGTCATCTGAACCTTCTGGTCCACCTCATCAATGTTGCCCTTGATCAAGCCCACTGACAGAGCCTTCATTACCAAGAGCTCAACCTATAATACAaagcagacatacaaaacatagaACATACCATCACTACAAAGGCAATACAGCAAAATATGGCAGGTTCACCATAGGAAAATGTGTTTGTCAATCAATACAATGTATTATGTATATTTAGGATAACATACCATTGGATCTTTCCAAAACATTGACAAATGCTGATTACTACATTTAGAAAAATGTCCAGGTCACAATGGGCATTGACAGAACTATTTAGTAGTGCAGGGAAAAGATTAATGTCAGCCACTGTGTAATTGACTAGGAACAACATTGGCAACCACTTATATAGGTTAATGTTCTTCTACAGCCTGTTAGGTCAGCAATCAGGTCACCACTTTGAAATAGAATTGACAAATGCAGATGTGATTGACAGGTGAAATATGTGCTTAGCATCAAACTGACCTCGTTTACAGGGATTTTGGCACTCTGTGAGATCTCATGGAAGGTCAGCTGTCTGTGGTTAGCTGGGCGGGTGAAAGTCATCTACAAGTAAGGAGAGAATGGGGAAGATTATTTTGAGATACCAAAGTATTAAACATTCACTATGAAGAAAAATCACCTGGTTAGGATTACCCACCTCCATCACACAAAGGAGCTGAATCTTCTGCATTAGCTTAGCCTCATGTGTTGCCAGGTCAGGCTGCAACAAGACATTCATTTAGTTCTGTTTTTGATAAGGCTGCATACATCCACTGTACCTTtcattttatataaatattcattAAAATAAAACTACAACAGAAAAGCTACAGAGCATGCCTTGTCTTTTCCAAAGACAATAGAATGCCCAAATGCATATTTTATTCTGTCACTAACCTGCTGGCCCCAGGCAGACTTGAAGGTCTGGAATTTCTCCACATTGCCCCCATTGAAGGCATACAGAGTGTCAATAAGCCATTGCTTGTCTGTGCTTCTTAAAGACTCAAGCACTGGATGCATGAGCTGCAGAAGAAATCATAGCCAATTGTGGAATAAAGGTAAAAAATAAGAACATGAATATAAATGTATTATGTATGTTAGTTGCAACAATTTATAACCGTGAAAAAATGTGTGTGCCCCAAAACACAGGCAATGTTTATTTACCAGCTCCCCGAAGTTGTAAACTCCTTCCCCCAAGAGTCCAGCCAAGCCCAATGTGAAAGCCCTTTCCTGCTTCTCTGTCTCTATAAAATGGGAACAATTATCAATCCTAACAACTATGACATAACTAATAACCGCAAAACAGAGTACAGTACAAAAGTCAGCACTATAGGAATATTCAAAAGCCTAATTAAGTCATTGTCAGTGTGATTCCCTGTGGGCTGGTTTTAGCAGCCTCTCACAGTACCTGCCAAGTCTTTGATGTCCACACAGCCCAAGTAGCGCAGAGCATCCTTGTAGTAGTTGGCGTGGTTCCCAACAATGCGATAGTATTTGCTGGACAGGTCATAGAAGCGTCCATGGACTGACGTTACTCCAGGCAAATTGTTTAACATCTCATCAACTTCCTCAATGATTTTCTGTCGGGAGGAAGTTTTAAGTCATGGAGGTTTATCAGCTTTGCAGACATCAGTCCTTTGAAAGTGTCTAGTTAATAGTATCTAATGCCATGTACACATAGGTCTCAGTCTTACCTTTGTTGCTGGAAGGTCACTGATCTCTAGCTTTAGAGTGCCAATAGAAGTCTTACACAGAATGACTGCCTCATCACTGCTTTTCACCTGTAATATTATAGTTGAGTGTGTATTGTAAACACACTGTCTTATTTCCTAAAAGATTTTAAAATCTTATTAGAATATTGACAAATTCTGGTTAACCTTTTCCTTGGTTTTCTCAAGGAAAGTGATGGCTTCTTTTGGATCTGAAAATGTAGTTAATTACACAGAATGCTGAATTGTACTTCAAAATAGTACTCACAATAATTTAA
This window encodes:
- the jph3a gene encoding junctophilin-3 isoform X1; protein product: MSTGGRFDFDDGGSYCGGWEQGKAHGRGVCTGPQGQGEYAGAWSHGFEVLGVYTWPSGNSYQGTWAQGKRHGVGVESKGRWDYRGEWTQGFKGRYGQLESTASGARYEGTWSNGLQDGYGTETYSDGGTYQGQWLGGMRHGYGVRQSVPYGMAAVILFPLRTSINSLRSEHSHGPPTLLEDGTTITPPDGVVAGLAGSPVGRGGFALTAPSEADRQRKRKGRFRQSILSGLKLRRSESKSSLASQLSKQSSFCSEAGMSTVSSAASDIHSNASLGEGEQGAPVDATVTETYAGEWRSDQRAGWGVSRRSDGMRYEGEWAANKRHGYGCTTFPDGTKEEGKYKQNALVSGKRKNLIPLRASKIREKVDRAVEAAEKAADIAKQKAEIALSRMSHARGKAEAAEGVAQKAIEECRMARVAAKELSPSFHIYGNGLECQRPKRQDIKDKDHEVISTGTDSPELCTPDTTPPVITPDLSPVLSIPPSPPHSPSKHSHRPRNACFMRQSAVDDQGGAEIQVLVEGRGMDLPRAGANNWTEDMYPDRGGSSRSTTPSLLEEQEGQVNGHEQAPSNHKPREKTSANHKSREHTSSYRSWEHSSSNQKSSKHVSSNHKSREYTSSNHKTWDHTSTNHKACEHASSNYKPQVHILSNHKALEHNMSNHKTSEHASSNHKTHDYTCSNHNPKDHVSSNYNPREHVYSNHHPPEHVYSNHHTKHHISSNHKLSEHALADQGLDGHPGVWTAESTLRWSPAHSRLTEQEDEKLGDYTVDMRLQPPDSISQMPQGLGQESPGPKGNRVRPRGLRPVKEGSMDSVQMLDSLNVGAELEEWPLHRDLTLSPPLKSQPITLEQDGEHLTLKSNSGSSSILVVMVILLNIGVAILFIHFFI
- the jph3a gene encoding junctophilin-3 isoform X2, translated to MSTGGRFDFDDGGSYCGGWEQGKAHGRGVCTGPQGQGEYAGAWSHGFEVLGVYTWPSGNSYQGTWAQGKRHGVGVESKGRWDYRGEWTQGFKGRYGQLESTASGARYEGTWSNGLQDGYGTETYSDGGTYQGQWLGGMRHGYGVRQSVPYGMAAVILFPLRTSINSLRSEHSHGPPTLLEDGTTITPPDGVVAGLAGSPVGRGGFALTAPSEADRQRKRKGRFRQSILSGLKLRRSESKSSLASQLSKQSSFCSEAGMSTVSSAASDIHSNASLGEGEQGAPVDATVTETYAGEWRSDQRAGWGVSRRSDGMRYEGEWAANKRHGYGCTTFPDGTKEEGKYKQNALVSGKRKNLIPLRASKIREKVDRAVEAAEKAADIAKQKAEIALSRMSHARGKAEAAEGVAQKAIEECRMARVAAKELSPSFHIYGNGLECQRPKRQDIKDKDHEVISTGTDSPELCTPDTTPPVITPDLSPVLSIPPSPPHSPSKHSHRPRNACFMRQSAVDDQGGAEIQVLVEGRGMDLPRAGANNWTEDMYPDRGGSSRSTTPSLLEEQEGQVNGHEQAPSNHKPREKTSANHKSREHRLDGHPGVWTAESTLRWSPAHSRLTEQEDEKLGDYTVDMRLQPPDSISQMPQGLGQESPGPKGNRVRPRGLRPVKEGSMDSVQMLDSLNVGAELEEWPLHRDLTLSPPLKSQPITLEQDGEHLTLKSNSGSSSILVVMVILLNIGVAILFIHFFI
- the psmd13 gene encoding 26S proteasome non-ATPase regulatory subunit 13, giving the protein MKDVTGYLKQQQSNSSTPEMAAEWHTLEELYNKKLWHQLTLKMTDFVKDPCFATGDGLIQLYENFLSDFEHRINPLSLVEIILYVTRRMTDPKEAITFLEKTKEKVKSSDEAVILCKTSIGTLKLEISDLPATKKIIEEVDEMLNNLPGVTSVHGRFYDLSSKYYRIVGNHANYYKDALRYLGCVDIKDLAETEKQERAFTLGLAGLLGEGVYNFGELLMHPVLESLRSTDKQWLIDTLYAFNGGNVEKFQTFKSAWGQQPDLATHEAKLMQKIQLLCVMEMTFTRPANHRQLTFHEISQSAKIPVNEVELLVMKALSVGLIKGNIDEVDQKVQMTWVQPRVLDLQQIKGMKERLDFWCGDVKNMAMLVEQQAHDILT